The following proteins are encoded in a genomic region of Doryrhamphus excisus isolate RoL2022-K1 chromosome 6, RoL_Dexc_1.0, whole genome shotgun sequence:
- the znf319b gene encoding zinc finger protein 319, whose product MDWATPAAKLNSYARARVTEAWQQHAVSQTQVVHTIPPGAENSLGCTVYGIVLQQESTPLQQQQLGHTQHGGGQHSQQHSAQDQQNPLQAGNEGGHKCETCGHDISHLANPHEHQCMVSQERSFQCTQCLKIFHQATDLLEHQCVQVEQKPFVCGLCKMGFSLLTSLAHHHSSHNSTHPMKCSICEKTYRPGSSGGMTANSSSNNAQQHSRDGASASSNSSILPFPSARDRPYKCSVCQKGFKHLSELTRHERVHTGEKPFKCDTCDKAFSQSSHLQHHQRTHSNERPFKCAVCEKSFKHRSHLVRHMYVHSGEHLFKCNLCELHFKESSELLHHPCHPQGSRPFRCATCGKGFKRPSDLRQHERTHSEERPFHCDECQMSFKQQYALVRHRRTHKDPGDRPFKCNLCDMGFMQPSHLLYHQHVHGMDNLFKCASCQKEFSQSGELLRHKCGESPNTAPDKPYKCDVCGKGYKKSSTLQRHQNSHCQEKPLKCSLCDRRFLSSSEFVQHRCDPSREKPLQCPDCEKRFKYSSDLNRHLRVHTGEKPYKCDHCNKCFKQREHMTKHQSTHSREGQFKCVWCGERFSDLGSLQDHTVQHTADGGDYPVPHCI is encoded by the coding sequence CTGGGCCACTCCTGCTGCCAAACTGAACTCGTACGCCCGTGCCCGTGTGACAGAGGCCTGGCAGCAGCATGCCGTCTCCCAAACTCAGGTGGTCCACACCATCCCTCCGGGAGCTGAAAACTCCCTGGGGTGTACCGTGTATGGAATCGTCCTGCAGCAAGAGTCCACGCCTCTTCAGCAACAGCAGCTCGGACACACACAACACGGAGGCGGGCAGCACAGTCAGCAACATTCAGCCCAGGACCAGCAGAACCCCTTGCAGGCCGGCAACGAGGGCGGCCATAAGTGCGAGACATGCGGACACGATATATCCCACCTCGCCAATCCCCACGAGCACCAGTGCATGGTAAGTCAGGAAAGGTCATTTCAGTGCACGCAGTGCTTGAAGATTTTCCACCAGGCAACGGACTTACTCGAGCACCAGTGCGTTCAAGTGGAACAGAAACCGTTTGTTTGCGGCTTGTGCAAGATGGGCTTCTCCTTGCTCACGTCTCTCGCCCATCACCACTCATCCCACAACAGCACCCACCCGATGAAGTGTTCCATATGCGAGAAGACATACCGGCCCGGTTCTTCTGGCGGCATGACCGCCAACTCCTCGTCAAACAACGCCCAGCAGCACAGCAGAGACGGGGCGTCAGCCAGCAGCAACTCATCCATCCTACCGTTCCCCTCGGCTCGCGACCGCCCGTATAAATGTTCCGTGTGTCAGAAGGGCTTCAAGCACCTGTCGGAACTCACGCGGCACGAGCGAGTGCACACCGGCGAGAAGCCTTTCAAATGCGACACGTGCGACAAGGCTTTCAGCCAGTCGTCGCACCTGCAGCACCACCAGCGAACGCACAGCAACGAACGCCCGTTCAAGTGCGCCGTTTGCGAGAAAAGCTTTAAGCACCGCTCGCACTTGGTGCGTCACATGTACGTGCACTCCGGCGAGCACTTGTTCAAATGCAACTTATGCGAGCTGCACTTCAAAGAGTCGTCGGAGCTCCTTCACCATCCCTGCCACCCGCAGGGTTCCCGCCCCTTCCGCTGCGCCACATGCGGGAAGGGCTTCAAGCGGCCGTCGGACCTCCGCCAGCACGAGCGAACACACTCGGAGGAGCGTCCTTTTCACTGTGACGAGTGTCAGATGAGCTTCAAGCAGCAGTACGCCCTCGTGCGGCACCGCCGTACGCACAAAGACCCCGGCGATAGACCGTTCAAATGCAATCTATGCGACATGGGCTTCATGCAACCGTCGCATCTCCTCTACCACCAGCACGTCCACGGCATGGACAACCTCTTTAAGTGTGCCTCATGCCAGAAGGAGTTCAGTCAATCGGGAGAGCTGCTCCGGCACAAATGTGGCGAGTCGCCGAACACCGCGCCGGATAAACCGTACAAGTGCGACGTCTGCGGAAAGGGCTACAAGAAGAGCTCCACGTTACAGCGGCATCAAAACTCCCACTGCCAAGAAAAGCCCCTAAAGTGCTCGCTCTGCGATCGTCGCTTCCTGTCCTCGTCCGAATTCGTCCAGCATCGCTGTGACCCGTCACGGGAAAAACCACTTCAATGCCCTGACTGCGAGAAGCGCTTCAAATACTCCTCAGACCTCAACAGGCATCTACGCGTGCACACGGGCGAGAAGCCGTACAAGTGTGACCATTGCAACAAATGCTTCAAACAACGCGAACATATGACCAAACACCAGAGCACGCACTCGAGGGAAGGACAGTTCAAGTGCGTGTGGTGCGGCGAGCGTTTCAGTGACTTGGGCTCATTACAGGATCACACCGTGCAGCACACGGCCGACGGGGGGGACTACCCAGTACCCCATTGTATCTAA